Proteins found in one Vagococcus carniphilus genomic segment:
- a CDS encoding helix-turn-helix domain-containing protein, whose translation MAIVVRLDRVMADRKISLKELADEVGVTNVNLSKLKTGKAAAVRFSTLEAICKALNCQPGDILEYEED comes from the coding sequence ATGGCAATTGTTGTTAGGCTAGACAGAGTGATGGCTGACAGAAAAATATCTCTTAAGGAGTTGGCAGATGAGGTTGGTGTGACGAATGTGAATTTATCTAAATTAAAAACAGGTAAAGCAGCAGCAGTTCGTTTTTCAACACTAGAAGCAATCTGTAAGGCGTTGAATTGTCAGCCAGGAGATATCCTGGAATATGAAGAAGATTAA